In Panacibacter ginsenosidivorans, the following proteins share a genomic window:
- a CDS encoding glycosylase → MKKYTPLLLSAIFVLQCQSSKKTMLTSDGFPQELVQFIPYKNNPVFSATGASTWDKEIRERGYILREDGIYHLWYTGYTNIDSVKWLGYATSPDGYNWTRYKENPIYNLGWVEDICVVKSEGVYYMFAEGKGDTAHMLTSTDRIHWTEQGNLDIRRADGNSISKGSFGTPFVMKEKDLWYLFYEREDLGIWLATSKDLKIWTNVQDEPVLKMGPESYDQYAVAMNQVVKYKGRYYGYYHASAFKDWHEWSTNVAVSDDLLHWKKYAGNPVVGNNKSSGILVNDGKRYRLYTMHPEVNVYFPEVKKTPK, encoded by the coding sequence ATGAAAAAATATACCCCTTTATTGCTATCAGCCATTTTTGTTTTGCAATGCCAGTCTTCAAAAAAAACAATGCTGACAAGCGATGGTTTTCCTCAGGAGCTGGTTCAATTTATTCCTTACAAAAATAATCCTGTTTTTTCTGCAACAGGTGCCAGCACATGGGATAAAGAAATAAGGGAAAGAGGTTATATACTCCGCGAAGATGGGATATATCATTTGTGGTATACAGGTTATACAAATATTGACAGCGTGAAATGGTTGGGCTATGCTACATCGCCTGATGGTTATAACTGGACACGCTATAAAGAGAACCCCATTTATAATCTCGGATGGGTAGAAGATATATGTGTAGTTAAATCTGAAGGCGTTTATTACATGTTTGCAGAAGGCAAAGGAGATACAGCCCATATGCTTACTTCAACAGACCGTATTCACTGGACAGAACAAGGCAATCTTGATATACGCAGAGCTGATGGCAATAGCATTTCAAAAGGTTCCTTCGGAACTCCATTTGTGATGAAAGAAAAAGATCTGTGGTATTTGTTTTATGAAAGAGAAGATCTTGGCATCTGGCTCGCTACTTCAAAAGATCTGAAGATATGGACCAATGTACAAGACGAGCCAGTATTAAAAATGGGGCCTGAATCTTATGATCAATATGCAGTGGCAATGAACCAGGTTGTAAAATACAAGGGTCGTTATTATGGCTACTATCATGCTTCTGCATTTAAAGACTGGCATGAATGGAGTACCAATGTAGCTGTTTCAGATGATCTGCTGCATTGGAAAAAATATGCTGGCAATCCTGTTGTGGGCAACAACAAATCAAGCGGTATTTTGGTAAACGATGGCAAGCGCTACAGGCTGTACACAATGCATCCTGAAGTAAATGTTTATTTTCCCGAAGTAAAGAAGACTCCTAAATAA
- a CDS encoding Gfo/Idh/MocA family protein: MRNNYPDRRKFIRGASATLALAALRANGMPASIAAQTRRVALIGTGWYGKSDLFRLMQVAPVEVVALCDVDRHQLEHAATMVAERQQNKTQPKLYNDYRQLLAENKLDIVLIATPDHWHALTAIEAMKSGANVYVQKPISVDVIEGEAMVAAARKYNRVVQVGTQRKSTPHLIDAKKNIVDAGLLGKVSHVEMCCYYHMRDNGNPPVTAVPDFFDYEMWTGPAPMRPYDGLPHVRWWRTFMEYGNGIMGDMCIHMFDTVRWMLRIGWPKRVSSSGGIYVDKTGKSNIADTQTALFEYDGLNCVWTHRSWGTPADPEYPWAFKLYGEKGTLCASTMQYDFIPEGKGDKIHKDVVYEKEKYPEDLKEPDIELNAAPATRLHMLNFLDAIDKKIKPIADIEEGHISTASCIIANLSMKLGRPLSYDPLKKEIIGDAEATKLLQREYRQPWIHPHPDTV, translated from the coding sequence ATGCGCAACAACTATCCTGACCGTCGCAAATTTATACGTGGCGCTTCTGCAACGCTTGCCCTTGCTGCATTGCGTGCTAATGGAATGCCTGCATCAATTGCAGCACAAACAAGACGTGTAGCATTGATAGGCACAGGCTGGTATGGTAAAAGTGATCTCTTCAGGTTAATGCAGGTAGCGCCTGTAGAAGTTGTGGCATTGTGCGATGTGGACAGACATCAATTAGAACATGCAGCAACAATGGTTGCAGAAAGACAACAAAATAAAACGCAACCTAAACTCTATAATGATTACCGTCAACTGTTAGCTGAAAATAAATTAGATATTGTACTTATTGCAACGCCCGATCACTGGCATGCACTAACAGCTATTGAAGCCATGAAGTCTGGTGCAAACGTGTATGTCCAAAAACCTATCAGCGTTGATGTTATCGAAGGTGAAGCAATGGTTGCTGCTGCAAGAAAATACAATCGCGTAGTACAGGTAGGTACTCAACGTAAAAGCACACCGCATTTGATAGATGCGAAGAAAAACATTGTAGATGCAGGCTTGTTGGGCAAAGTTTCGCATGTTGAAATGTGTTGTTATTATCATATGCGCGATAATGGAAATCCGCCGGTAACTGCAGTGCCTGATTTTTTTGATTATGAAATGTGGACCGGTCCTGCACCAATGCGACCATACGATGGATTGCCACATGTAAGGTGGTGGCGCACCTTTATGGAATATGGCAATGGCATTATGGGAGATATGTGTATTCACATGTTTGATACCGTTCGCTGGATGCTGCGCATTGGCTGGCCCAAACGCGTCAGTTCAAGCGGCGGCATTTATGTTGATAAAACAGGTAAGAGTAATATTGCCGATACACAAACGGCATTGTTTGAATATGATGGCCTTAATTGTGTGTGGACGCACAGAAGCTGGGGTACGCCTGCAGATCCTGAATATCCCTGGGCTTTTAAATTGTATGGCGAGAAAGGAACATTATGCGCCAGTACTATGCAGTATGATTTTATTCCTGAAGGCAAAGGAGACAAAATTCATAAAGATGTAGTGTACGAAAAAGAGAAGTACCCTGAAGATTTGAAAGAACCAGACATTGAATTAAATGCTGCGCCAGCTACGCGTTTGCACATGCTCAACTTTCTTGATGCAATAGATAAAAAAATAAAACCGATTGCCGATATTGAAGAAGGTCATATTTCCACGGCCAGTTGCATTATTGCCAATCTCTCTATGAAGCTGGGCCGGCCATTAAGTTATGATCCGTTAAAGAAAGAAATTATTGGTGATGCAGAAGCCACAAAACTTTTGCAAAGAGAATACAGGCAACCCTGGATACATCCGCATCCTGATACGGTATAA
- the xth gene encoding exodeoxyribonuclease III, whose translation MKIATYNVNSINARLPVLLRWLKEATPDIVCLQELKAIQENFPEQAIKDAGYHAIWHGQKSWNGVAILSRNNEPQKVRRALPGDDDDTHSRYIEAHVNGLLIACLYLPNGNPAPGPKFDYKMNWFQRLTTHAAQLLKSGEPVLITGDFNVMPTEKDVYKPERWVDDALFRPEVRAAFKTLVDQGWTDAIRKLYPDETIYTFWDYFRNAYERNAGLRIDHFLLSPQISNRLIAAGVDRQVRGWEKTSDHAPVWIELKD comes from the coding sequence ATGAAAATAGCTACCTACAATGTAAACAGTATTAATGCAAGATTGCCTGTACTGCTACGCTGGCTTAAAGAAGCAACACCCGATATTGTTTGTCTGCAGGAATTAAAAGCTATACAGGAAAATTTTCCTGAGCAGGCAATAAAAGACGCTGGCTACCATGCTATCTGGCACGGACAAAAAAGCTGGAACGGTGTGGCAATTTTGTCACGCAACAATGAGCCACAGAAAGTCCGCCGTGCCCTGCCTGGTGATGATGATGATACGCATAGCCGTTATATAGAAGCACATGTAAATGGCCTCCTGATAGCTTGCCTGTACCTGCCCAATGGCAACCCTGCGCCGGGCCCAAAGTTTGATTATAAAATGAACTGGTTTCAACGACTTACCACACATGCAGCACAACTGCTGAAGTCAGGTGAGCCTGTATTGATAACCGGCGACTTCAATGTAATGCCTACCGAAAAAGATGTGTACAAACCCGAGCGTTGGGTAGATGATGCATTGTTCAGGCCTGAGGTACGAGCTGCTTTTAAAACATTGGTAGACCAGGGTTGGACCGATGCGATACGCAAACTATATCCCGATGAAACTATTTATACTTTTTGGGATTATTTCCGCAATGCTTATGAACGCAATGCCGGTTTACGTATCGATCATTTTTTGTTGAGCCCGCAAATCAGCAACCGCCTTATTGCAGCGGGTGTTGACCGGCAGGTGCGTGGTTGGGAAAAAACTAGCGATCATGCTCCTGTATGGATTGAGCTGAAAGATTAG
- a CDS encoding YqjF family protein, which yields MNRGIFLSAKWEYLAMFNYEVDAAVLEEHLPPYTEVDYFNGIALVSVVGFLFNNTSVMGVKWPGFVNFEEVNLRYYIKHFNGNQWKRGVGFVSEIVPSAIVAGLANRLYNEHYSTAKMKHSIDVKDDQLHVEYKWKRKNEEWNTMQVKAADRLYDIEPGSEEEFIFEHYSGYNKLNRNTTIEYTVAHPRWQVYPVKEFILSCNIEKLYGKAFIPFITDRQPHSVFLAKGSEVSVGKPLRITHSTVKKHYSFI from the coding sequence ATGAACCGGGGAATTTTTTTATCGGCCAAATGGGAATATCTGGCAATGTTTAATTATGAAGTTGACGCTGCAGTACTGGAAGAACATTTACCTCCCTATACTGAAGTAGATTATTTTAATGGCATTGCACTGGTGAGTGTTGTTGGATTTCTATTCAATAACACAAGCGTTATGGGCGTTAAATGGCCGGGCTTTGTAAACTTTGAAGAAGTAAACCTGCGCTATTATATAAAACATTTTAATGGCAACCAATGGAAAAGAGGTGTTGGCTTTGTTTCGGAGATCGTACCTTCTGCTATTGTTGCAGGTTTGGCCAACCGTTTGTACAATGAACATTACAGCACTGCTAAAATGAAACACAGCATTGATGTGAAAGATGATCAGTTGCATGTAGAATACAAATGGAAAAGAAAAAATGAGGAATGGAATACTATGCAAGTAAAAGCAGCAGATAGATTATATGATATAGAGCCGGGATCTGAAGAGGAATTCATTTTTGAACATTATTCCGGTTACAATAAATTGAATAGAAATACAACAATTGAATATACAGTAGCACATCCCCGCTGGCAGGTATACCCTGTTAAAGAATTTATACTATCCTGTAATATTGAAAAATTATACGGCAAAGCATTCATTCCATTTATTACAGACCGGCAACCACATTCTGTGTTTCTCGCAAAAGGTTCTGAAGTGAGTGTAGGCAAGCCTTTAAGGATAACACATTCAACGGTAAAAAAGCATTACAGTTTTATATAG
- a CDS encoding DUF2158 domain-containing protein, whose amino-acid sequence MNKQFKPGDAVKLKISDMQMMIRGIANIPSEQESIAKKERYECVWYDNAKLQHAIFSKELLEWLAPNYDVLHFGNYE is encoded by the coding sequence ATGAACAAACAATTTAAACCAGGCGATGCTGTTAAACTAAAGATCAGCGATATGCAAATGATGATAAGGGGCATTGCCAATATTCCATCGGAGCAGGAGTCAATTGCAAAAAAAGAAAGATATGAATGTGTTTGGTATGATAATGCAAAACTGCAGCATGCTATTTTTTCTAAAGAACTTTTAGAATGGCTGGCGCCCAATTATGATGTGTTGCATTTTGGTAATTATGAATAA
- a CDS encoding ABC transporter ATP-binding protein, with amino-acid sequence MSIIQLNQVKKQYNGTYVLKGIDLSFSAGEIVGYIGPNGAGKSTTIKILTGIINEFEGNATVLEMDVRQNPVEIKQRIGYIPEQAALYEVLSPIEYLNFIGKLYQLDENLIYKKSMDLLKLFELDDKANIRMNSFSKGMKQKVLLISGLIHNPEIIFLDEPLSGLDANAVILVKEILAQLKNTGKTIFYSSHIMDVVEKISDRIIIINKGEVIADGTFESLKSEAHKGSLENIFTALTGDTGYESTAHDFVDILKN; translated from the coding sequence ATGAGTATTATACAACTAAACCAGGTTAAAAAACAGTACAACGGAACTTATGTTTTAAAAGGAATAGACCTTAGCTTTTCCGCAGGCGAGATCGTTGGTTATATTGGCCCCAATGGTGCAGGCAAAAGTACCACTATTAAAATATTAACAGGTATCATCAATGAGTTTGAAGGTAATGCCACTGTACTGGAGATGGATGTAAGACAAAATCCTGTTGAAATAAAACAACGCATTGGCTATATACCCGAACAGGCTGCTTTGTATGAAGTATTATCACCCATAGAATATTTAAATTTTATTGGCAAGTTGTATCAATTGGATGAAAATCTGATCTATAAAAAAAGCATGGATCTGCTGAAGTTATTTGAGCTGGATGATAAGGCAAACATACGCATGAATAGCTTTAGTAAGGGCATGAAACAAAAAGTATTACTGATCTCAGGACTTATTCATAATCCAGAAATTATTTTCCTTGATGAACCATTGAGTGGTCTTGATGCCAATGCAGTAATACTGGTAAAGGAGATCCTGGCACAGCTAAAAAATACAGGCAAAACCATTTTCTATTCTTCACATATTATGGATGTGGTAGAAAAAATTTCAGACAGGATCATCATCATTAATAAAGGTGAAGTAATTGCTGATGGCACATTTGAATCATTAAAATCTGAAGCGCATAAAGGTTCTCTTGAAAATATTTTTACGGCACTCACAGGTGATACCGGCTATGAAAGTACTGCACATGATTTTGTAGATATACTAAAGAATTAA
- a CDS encoding oxygenase MpaB family protein yields the protein MNSAVADNKTTHIFFVEKGSIVRAIWGKADTILFIFAGSAAEFALNKAVDWLYFTGKLPADPLGRLFSTVSYARQIVFADKEDALRAIDRISAIHAGVEKNRGSNIPDWAYRDVLFMLIDYSIRAYESLERKLTAAEKEDVFRVFYKIGLRMNLKGLPHNFNDWLLMRKQHLEEDLASSYYTLDLFKQYKKHLGAFRYTILLEVQKLIVPKKVRQLLQFSNVNLITPVLASYKLSRKLKLDWFLKSLFLPADYKTQIKMLDQYDA from the coding sequence ATGAACAGTGCAGTTGCAGATAATAAAACAACCCATATTTTTTTTGTGGAGAAAGGCTCTATTGTAAGAGCGATATGGGGTAAAGCGGATACGATACTTTTTATTTTTGCAGGATCTGCTGCAGAATTTGCGTTGAATAAAGCTGTGGATTGGTTATACTTCACAGGCAAATTGCCTGCCGATCCTTTGGGCAGGTTATTTTCTACAGTAAGCTATGCAAGGCAAATTGTATTTGCTGACAAAGAAGATGCGCTTCGTGCTATTGACAGGATCAGCGCTATACATGCGGGTGTTGAAAAAAATCGTGGCAGCAATATTCCGGACTGGGCGTACCGCGATGTGCTTTTTATGCTGATCGATTATTCCATTCGTGCGTATGAATCTTTGGAGCGAAAACTTACTGCCGCCGAAAAGGAAGATGTCTTCCGGGTATTTTATAAGATAGGATTACGCATGAACTTAAAAGGATTGCCACACAACTTTAATGATTGGCTATTAATGCGTAAACAACACCTTGAAGAAGACCTTGCTTCCAGTTACTATACACTTGATCTTTTTAAACAGTATAAAAAACATCTTGGCGCCTTTCGTTATACAATATTGCTGGAAGTGCAAAAGCTTATTGTGCCAAAAAAAGTAAGACAGCTTCTTCAATTTAGTAATGTTAATCTTATTACCCCTGTCCTGGCATCTTATAAATTAAGCCGTAAATTAAAACTTGATTGGTTTTTGAAATCATTATTTCTGCCAGCTGATTATAAAACGCAAATAAAAATGCTTGACCAGTATGATGCATAA
- a CDS encoding 3-keto-disaccharide hydrolase, whose translation MKHTRLLLIVLPMLFGAFQSGQVVVEQESTSKWVTLFNGKDLNNWLPKIVGHKLGENFGNTFRVKDGILSIRYDAYDSFNNRFGALYYNKKFTNYRLKVEYRFVGNTTPGAPSWGYRDGGIQYHCQDPASLDINQPFPVCLEYNLLGGNGKDERPSGEICANGIYVEINGKRNASYCTPPTVKKTLHGDQWVTAEIDVQDGKIKHYINGEEVLEFENPNYDSANALAKKFILNGNDLVKDGYISLQSNSHPMDFRKIEIMEYR comes from the coding sequence ATGAAACATACACGATTGCTTTTAATTGTTTTACCAATGTTGTTTGGTGCATTTCAATCCGGGCAGGTTGTGGTTGAACAAGAGAGCACCAGCAAATGGGTTACGCTTTTTAACGGGAAAGATCTTAACAATTGGTTGCCAAAAATAGTGGGCCATAAACTGGGTGAAAATTTCGGTAACACCTTTCGTGTAAAAGATGGAATACTAAGTATAAGGTATGATGCTTATGATAGTTTTAATAACAGGTTTGGGGCTTTATACTACAATAAAAAATTTACCAATTACCGTTTAAAAGTTGAATACAGGTTTGTCGGTAATACTACGCCGGGTGCACCTTCATGGGGGTATAGGGATGGAGGTATTCAATATCATTGCCAGGACCCTGCTTCTTTAGACATTAACCAGCCCTTTCCTGTTTGTCTTGAATATAATTTGCTTGGCGGCAATGGTAAAGATGAAAGACCTTCCGGTGAAATATGTGCCAACGGCATTTATGTTGAAATCAATGGAAAAAGAAATGCAAGCTATTGCACGCCGCCCACCGTTAAAAAAACTTTGCACGGTGATCAATGGGTTACTGCAGAGATCGATGTGCAGGATGGAAAAATAAAACACTACATCAATGGCGAAGAAGTGCTCGAATTCGAGAACCCAAACTACGATTCAGCAAATGCACTTGCAAAAAAATTTATTTTAAATGGTAATGATCTTGTAAAAGATGGCTATATCTCTTTGCAATCAAACAGTCATCCGATGGATTTCAGGAAGATTGAGATTATGGAATATCGATGA
- a CDS encoding flavin reductase family protein has product MFYNTSEIQSWERFYRANLINSLTGFKSISLIGTINKNGQTNLAPFSSIVHIGSDPSLVGFINRPLKAAPHTIANIKSTGVYTINHVHPAFLEKAHQASAKYDASISEFDAVGLTTEFMENIVAPFVKESIVKYALKLEEIIPIKINNTFLVIGRIACIKLEQDILRADGFLDLDKSLSLCSNGADSYYTTKLIGRYAYAKPDTRTEKIM; this is encoded by the coding sequence ATGTTTTACAACACATCGGAGATACAATCATGGGAACGTTTTTACCGGGCCAATTTAATCAACAGTCTTACCGGTTTTAAATCAATAAGCCTTATTGGTACCATTAATAAAAACGGGCAAACTAACCTTGCGCCGTTTAGTAGTATTGTACATATTGGTTCTGATCCTTCGCTGGTAGGCTTTATTAACCGACCGCTTAAAGCCGCACCACATACTATTGCCAACATTAAGTCAACAGGTGTTTACACGATCAATCATGTTCATCCTGCATTTCTTGAAAAAGCACATCAGGCAAGTGCAAAATATGATGCATCAATAAGTGAGTTTGATGCTGTAGGATTAACTACAGAATTTATGGAAAATATAGTAGCGCCTTTTGTAAAAGAAAGTATAGTAAAGTATGCGCTAAAATTAGAGGAGATAATACCCATTAAAATAAATAATACTTTCCTGGTAATCGGGCGCATAGCGTGTATAAAACTGGAACAGGATATTTTAAGGGCTGACGGCTTTCTTGACCTGGATAAATCATTATCTCTTTGCAGTAACGGCGCTGATAGCTATTACACAACAAAACTAATTGGGCGTTACGCATATGCAAAGCCAGATACAAGAACAGAAAAAATAATGTAA